One Pseudochaenichthys georgianus chromosome 7, fPseGeo1.2, whole genome shotgun sequence DNA segment encodes these proteins:
- the stac3 gene encoding SH3 and cysteine-rich domain-containing protein 3 isoform X1: MDQEEDKNSLDIHDNPPAPDNFVREDGDTVYFIYDEEVEVEEKEPEPPPPVVRINDKPHKFKDHYCKKPKFCDVCARMIVLNNKFALRCKNCKTNIHHACQSYVEFQKCFGKIPPGFRRAYSSPLYTSDIPDPNNPNRNDPVFDTLRVGVIMANKERKKNENDKKNMMMMMEEEEEENQQPKENEEGGEGKPDDKKEKGEHKAEDKSKGTFSQTHFFLALYRFKAIEKDDLDFHPGDRITVLDDSNEEWWRGKMGEKSGYFPTNYLIKVRASERVFKVLRSFVGNREMGQITLKKDQIVVKKGDEKGGYLKVSTGRKLGYFPADLLEEITVT; this comes from the exons ATGGACCA GGAGGAGGACAAAAACTCTTTGGATATCCATGACAACCCTCCCGCTCCTGACAACTTTGTGAGAGAGGACGGAGACACA GTCTACTTCATTTATGACGAGGAGGTGGAGGTTGAAGAGAAGGAGCCAGAACCTCCTCCTCCTGTCGTCCGGATCAACGACAAACCCCACAAGTTCAAGGACCACTACTGCAAAAAACCCAAGTTCTGTGACGTCTGTGCCCGCATGATAGTCT TGAACAACAAGTTTGCTCTGAGGTGTAAAAACTGCAAGACTAACATCCACCACGCATGCCAGTCTTATGTCGAGTTCCAGAAGTGCTTTGGCAAAATT CCTCCTGGCTTCAGGAGGGCCTACAGCTCCCCGCTGTACACCAGTGACATCCCAGATCCAA ACAACCCAAACAGGAATGACCCGGTCTTTGACACCCTGCGGGTCGGTGTCATTATGGCAAATAAGGAACGCAAAAAGAATgaaaatgacaaaaaaaat atgatgatgatgatggaggaagaggaagaggagaaccAACAGCCCAAAGAgaatgaggagggaggagaag GGAAGCCTGATGATAAGAAGGAGAAAGGAGAACACAAAGCAGAGGACAAG AGCAAGGGTACGTTCAGCCAGACTCACTTCTTCCTGGCTCTCTACCGCTTCAAGGCCATCGAGAAAGACGACCTCGACTTCCA CCCTGGGGATCGGATCACAGTGCTGGATGACTCCAATGAAGAGTGGTGGAGG GGAAAGATGGGGGAGAAGTCGGGCTACTTCCCCACCAACTACCTCATAAAGGTGCGTGCATCAGAGAGAGTCTTCAAGGTGTTGCGCTCCTTCGTAGGGAACAGAGAGATGGGACAAATCACACTGAAGAAAGATCAG ATTGTGGTGAAAAAAGGAGACGAGAAAGGCGGCTACTTGAAAGTCAGCACTGGACGCAAGCTGGGCTACTTCCCTGCTGATCTGCTGGAGGAGATCACTGTGACATAA
- the mbd6 gene encoding methyl-CpG-binding domain protein 5 isoform X1: protein MMGGSETVSGDKDGVHTTAIHVPIGWQRRVDGGQVIYVSPSDTALCSLDEVKTYLLMDGTCKCGLECPIIIHKVFNFTVGVKVEQQSQPLGKAEQDMTKLCNHRRKVVAMAALCRSMQASQLPFANLHHPEMSSGLDSRDSKRVLLDREEDDHGIYHHPKLRPHSNLHMTPCASPKSSHHFIYPYNGSSPVLLTGSNSHHPLDALRRLHPSSSSSSSSTSSFPAYSGSAAQRSPRTPTPQGQRTPKTPETPGSPRLGPLSSPPPSSPMGGGGRGPQTHAYHPHGVIVGGSPLSPSPSLSPSIYNMNCVSPHQRSRHPSASPSPISDQGGGFAAAAAGGLMGSNLHQRRKSSSSSPHSPLPGGSPNPSPHFPKYKLEDILEQFKNSGNSSTNNHHLLIPTNSSLLTNQSSSNPLSSKPSKTTLSPIQSAGPPGFGLNSSGTSSLPLGPYLNHHHHSHQGKVPHPASFPASSLLSAAAKAQLAHQITQGSKAEVLKEAQQQQSSKVTNSTLHNSHSPSSHASTRPLHPSLAAASSVLFPPSHSLAQSLASSLPHLPPMAERNASHRKRQRRSPTVLSMLRDTQQLVNGPRRTPPGDAVSATVINLSSSASSTFSSHSSSTSAVQNQNAAMLENHHNLMSGRTQRLPCPRQMAHLSRAPRQTEALDFTTGSTTTPLGLDPPTQPLSALLHLLSVQNAQASAQATEGSRHTHKQSPRRSPSSPAPHSKVRHPQTRSPCRTGNTNPPLSVLQPLSPPPSHFRSVQSPSRPQSTKSSPLHRHSPCSTALSNSHLALHNSSSPSRHMLPIPYYQPTEHHIPTIDSLSQTPLRETVMGSNSLSTSEDLSHSQDSVSMAIPSSPKPLDLSNHVLALLAASSTAPPGEGSSPGHTTDVVMSSQGNPTAGTEESRCVDSKVTKPPAVRSPGPPISSRLGDNPSPHTPSGVGDSTSHLPLAEAFPFMNQEQLLQLLSSTGGLPSLLDPAVLASLPLGGLWLGGQHAQIHPANATSQPPQTLAEQHHSEQQQQLLMQHQETQDHHHQKQQHMNTNPLFPLLPLLSGAHGELPLNLLGLLNPLLPPGSTHTPGQDSDLGLSEKPSLQALLMASLLLGQQHGPLLPLSGLGQLSQVSLEVPQHIPGSLEGLTLDKTSGLLDPSALSAAGLLEGLLPLPPGAEGSLQALQSLLLSAALPPPHAAFLPLSPALLNAALSSAELHPHSHTQLAPAQQTHHTQPQVPTDAGVDTLIPLSLQGKDHPLLQQLLPTLLNSALLGDLSAITGLHNMLGIGAGSLLLPQTSALGMPLLHGPDGAINLLNNIQLNLAPPSEGEKPMPLQETQNPSPQEDIPANQMAPSPARVSAPAQGHTPPPHRGSEGRSVIDPYTSFMDTIYTSFLQVSAKEQEGRGHMGPSDPTSPFCALPPVSFPVEHHTPSTSVPTLPQASAPVSLSPRRACSLRNPDLSRLSLEAAAHSPAQGTPKPTEEGSTSHLQRRRAMVGGHTHPEPPLPSIYLEEAKTDYTGQTAAVCPYVEAGVDRQGHLPHPGYLSPRDGCSGRPNEETAGTLMHTEQGRDQAGAAGGARRGRKRKQTLQNVLEDFRDMDATALEETKAMTALLKPERSVRGRRRRGARSQRQ, encoded by the exons ATGATGGGAGGCAGTGAGACTGTCAGTGGGGACAAGGATGGGGTCCACACCACTGCAATACACGTCCCCATCGGCTGGCAGAGGAGAGTGGATGGCGGGCAGGTGATCTATGTCAG TCCTAGTGACACTGCCCTATGCTCTCTGGACGAGGTCAAGACCTATCTCTTGATGGATGGCACCTGCAAGTGTGGTCTTGAGTGTCCAATCATCATCCACAAG GTTTTCAACTTCACTGTGGGAGTGAAGGTGGAGCAGCAAAGCCAGCCCTTAGGCAAAGCTGAGCAGGACATGACCAAACTGTGTAACCATCGCAGGAAAGTGGTCGCCATGGCAGCTCTCTGTCGGAGTATGCAGGCCTCACAGCTGCCCTTTGCCAACCTTCATCATCCAG AGATGAGCAGTGGATTGGACAGCCGGGATTCGAAGCGAGTACTGTTGGATCGGGAAGAGGACGACCATGGCATTTACCATCATCCTAAACTCCGACCCCACAGCAACCTCCACATGACCCCCTGTGCCAGCCCCAAATCCTCCCACCACTTCATCTACCCCTACAATGGCTCCTCCCCTGTCCTTCTCACAGGCTCAAACTCTCACCATCCACTAGACGCTTTGAGAAGACTCCATccttcttcctcctccagctcctcctccacctcctcattCCCAGCATACAGCGGCAGCGCTGCCCAGAGGTCACCCCGCACCCCCACACCTCAAGGTCAAAGAACGCCCAAAACCCCCGAGACGCCGGGTTCACCTCGTCTAGGGCCCCTCTCTTCACCTCCACCCTCTTCCCCTATgggtggaggaggaagaggaccaCAGACTCACGCTTATCACCCTCATGGTGTCATTGTGGGAGGTTCCCCCCTCTCGccgtctccctccctctccccctctatctATAACATGAACTGTGTGTCTCCTCACCAGCGCTCCCGCCACCCTTCAGCCTCTCCTTCCCCCATCTCTGATCAGGGCGGAGGCTTCGCAGCGGCGGCAGCAGGAGGACTGATGGGAAGTAACTTGCATCAGAGGAGGaaatcctcctcttcctctccacaCTCCCCTCTCCCAGGTGGCTCCCCAAACCCCAGCCCCCACTTCCCCAAGTACAAGCTGGAAGACATCTTGGAGCAGTTTAAGAACTCAGGCAACAGCAGCACTAATAACCACCACCTCCTGATCCCCACTAACTCCTCATTACTGACCAACCAAAGCAGTAGCAACCCTCTCTCCTCTAAGCCCTCGAAGACCACCTTGAGTCCCATTCAGAGCGCAGGACCACCAGGTTTTGGGTTGAACTCCTCAGGGACTTCTAGTTTACCTCTGGGGCCATATCTGAACCACCACCATCACAGCCATCAGGGAAAGGTGCCCCACCCGGCCTCTTTCCCCGCGAGCAGCCTGCTCTCCGCTGCTGCTAAGGCTCAGCTGGCTCACCAGATAACCCAGGGCTCAAAGGCGGAGGTCTTgaaggaggcacagcagcaacAGTCATCAAAGGTAACAAACAGCACTTTACATAACAGCCACTCCCCCTCCTCCCATGCTTCTACTAGGCCTCTCCATCCCTCCCTTGCAGCGGCGTCCTCCGTCCTTTTCCCTCCCTCCCACTCTCTGGCTCAGTCCCTGGCGTCCTCCTTGCCCCACCTGCCTCCCATGGCAGAGCGCAATGCGTCGCACAGGAAGAGGCAGCGGCGATCTCCCACAGTGCTCAGCATGCTCAGAGACACCCAGCAGCTGGTTAATGGGCCGCGGAGGACCCCACCGGGAGACGCCGTTTCGGCTACAGTCATCAACCTATCATCCTCTGCTTCCTCTACCTTCTCCTCGCACTCCTCCTCTACCTCAGCCGTGCAGAACCAGAATGCTGCCATGTTAGAAAACCATCACAATCTCATGTCCGGGAGGACACAAAGGCTCCCGTGTCCCAGACAGATGGCCCACCTGTCCAGAGCTCCGCGACAAACGGAGGCTCTGGATTTCACTACAGGCTCGACAACTACCCCTCTTGGTTTGGACCCTCCAACCCAGCCTCTGTCTGCGCTGTTGCACCTGCTCAGTGTGCAGAACGCACAGGCCTCTGCTCAGGCTACTGAAGGAAGCAGACACACTCATAAACAAAGCCCCAGGCGCTCCCCATCTTCTCCCGCCCCTCATTCTAAGGTGAGGCACCCACAGACTCGGTCGCCGTGCCGAACCGGTAACACTAATCCTCCCCTATCGGTGCTACAGCCTCtttctccccccccctcacactTCAGATCAGTGCAGTCTCCATCGCGTCCTCAGTCCACTAAATCCAGTCCTCTACACAGACATTCTCCATGTTCTACAGCGCTGTCTAACTCACATTTAGCTTTACACAACAGCAGCAGCCCGTCTCGGCATATGTTGCCGATTCCCTACTATCAACCAACTGAGCATCACATTCCTACAATAGACTCTCTTTCCCAGACTCCATTGCGGGAAACGGTGATGGGTAGTAACAGCTTATCTACATCAGAGGACCTGAGTCATTCTCAAGACAGTGTTTCTATGGCGATACCCAGCTCCCCGAAGCCTCTTGATCTTAGCAACCATGTCCTGGCCCTTCTCGCAGCATCTTCCACTGCGCCCCCGGGGGAGGGCAGCTCCCCCGGCCATACCACTGATGTTGTGATGTCTTCCCAAGGAAACCCCACTGCAG GAACAGAGGAGTCTAGATGTGTGGACTCAAAAGTGACCAAACCTCCAGCAGTCAGGAGCCCTGGACCCCCTATCTCCTCCCGTCTCGGGGATAATCCCAGTCCTCATACACCTTCAGGGGTGGGCGACTCCACCTCTCACTTACCTCTGGCGGAGGCCTTCCCATTCATGAACCAAGAGCAGCTGCTTCAGCTGCTGTCATCCACAGGAGGTCTTCCATCCCTCCTGGACCCTGCAGTCCTGGCTTCATTGCCCCTCGGGGGGCTGTGGTTGGGAGGGCAACATGCACAGATACACCCTGCCAATGCCACATCACAACCACCACAGACTCTAGCAGAGCAGCATCattcagagcagcagcagcagttacTGATGCAGCACCAAGAGACGCAGGATCATCATCATCAGAAGCAACAgcacatgaacactaacccccTGTTCCCCCTGCTGCCCTTGTTGAGCGGGGCCCACGGGGAGCTGCCTCTGAACCTTTTGGGCCTGCTTAACCCGCTCCTGCCCCCAGGCTCAACTCATACCCCAGGACAGGATTCTGATTTAGGGCTATCGGAGAAACCAAGCCTTCAGGCTCTGCTGATGGCCTCCTTGTTGCTCGGGCAACAGCATGGGCCTTTGTTACCTCTGTCTGGGCTGGGTCAGTTGAGCCAGGTGAGCCTGGAGGTTCCTCAGCACATCCCCGGCTCTCTGGAGGGCCTCACCTTGGATAAGACCTCCGGGCTCCTGGATCCATCGGCCCTCTCAGCCGCGGGGCTCCTGGAGGGTCTCCTCCCCCTTCCCCCAGGAGCTGAAGGCTCTTTGCAGGCCCTGCAGTCTCTGCTCCTTTCTGCCGCTCTTCCTCCCCCCCACGCAGCCTTCCTGCCCCTCAGCCCTGCCCTTCTCAATGCTGCCCTGAGCTCAGCTGAGCTCCACCCGCACTCCCACACCCAATTAGCTCCTGCACAGCAAACCCATCATACCCAACCTCAG GTACCCACTGATGCTGGTGTTGACACCCTCATCCCTCTATCCCTTCAAGGCAAggaccaccccctcctccaacagTTACTGCCCACTCTGCTTAACTCTGCCCTATTAG GAGATCTTTCCGCCATCACAGGCCTCCACAACATGTTGGGGATCGGAGCAGGTTCCCTCCTCCTGCCGCAGACCTCTGCGTTGGGCATGCCTCTGCTGCATGGTCCTGATGGAGCCATCAACCTGCTCAATAACATACAG CTAAACCTTGCACCACCATCAGAAGGAGAGAAGCCAATGCCCTTACAGGAAACGCAAAACCCTTCCCCACAGGAAGACATTCCAGCCAATCAGATGGCTCCCAGTCCTGCTCGGGTTTCAGCCCCTGCACAGGGACACACTCCACCCCCACATCGGGGCTCTGAGGGCAGGTCTGTCATCGATCCCTACACCTCTTTCATGGACACGATTTATACCTCCTTCCTTCAAGTCAGCGCTAAAGAGCAGGAAGGCAGGGGCCACATGGGACCGTCTGACCCCACTTCACCCTTCTGTGCCTTACCACCCGTTTCTTTCCCCGTGGAACATCACACCCCTTCCACCTCTGTCCCCACTCTGCCCCAGGCCAGTGCCCCGGTCTCCCTCAGCCCCCGTCGCGCCTGTTCCCTGCGCAACCCAGACTTATCCAGACTCAGCTTGGAAGCAGCAGCCCATTCCCCAGCCCAGGGGACGCCCAAACCCACTGAGGAAGGCTCTACGTCACACTTACAAAGGAGACGGGCTATGGTGGGCGGACACACTCACCCAGAGCCTCCTCTGCCATCTATATACCTAGAGGAGGCTAAGACAGACTATACAGGGCAAACTGCAGCTGTGTGCCCCTATGTGGAGGCAGGGGTAGATAGGCAGG
- the mbd6 gene encoding mucin-12 isoform X2 has protein sequence MSSGLDSRDSKRVLLDREEDDHGIYHHPKLRPHSNLHMTPCASPKSSHHFIYPYNGSSPVLLTGSNSHHPLDALRRLHPSSSSSSSSTSSFPAYSGSAAQRSPRTPTPQGQRTPKTPETPGSPRLGPLSSPPPSSPMGGGGRGPQTHAYHPHGVIVGGSPLSPSPSLSPSIYNMNCVSPHQRSRHPSASPSPISDQGGGFAAAAAGGLMGSNLHQRRKSSSSSPHSPLPGGSPNPSPHFPKYKLEDILEQFKNSGNSSTNNHHLLIPTNSSLLTNQSSSNPLSSKPSKTTLSPIQSAGPPGFGLNSSGTSSLPLGPYLNHHHHSHQGKVPHPASFPASSLLSAAAKAQLAHQITQGSKAEVLKEAQQQQSSKVTNSTLHNSHSPSSHASTRPLHPSLAAASSVLFPPSHSLAQSLASSLPHLPPMAERNASHRKRQRRSPTVLSMLRDTQQLVNGPRRTPPGDAVSATVINLSSSASSTFSSHSSSTSAVQNQNAAMLENHHNLMSGRTQRLPCPRQMAHLSRAPRQTEALDFTTGSTTTPLGLDPPTQPLSALLHLLSVQNAQASAQATEGSRHTHKQSPRRSPSSPAPHSKVRHPQTRSPCRTGNTNPPLSVLQPLSPPPSHFRSVQSPSRPQSTKSSPLHRHSPCSTALSNSHLALHNSSSPSRHMLPIPYYQPTEHHIPTIDSLSQTPLRETVMGSNSLSTSEDLSHSQDSVSMAIPSSPKPLDLSNHVLALLAASSTAPPGEGSSPGHTTDVVMSSQGNPTAGTEESRCVDSKVTKPPAVRSPGPPISSRLGDNPSPHTPSGVGDSTSHLPLAEAFPFMNQEQLLQLLSSTGGLPSLLDPAVLASLPLGGLWLGGQHAQIHPANATSQPPQTLAEQHHSEQQQQLLMQHQETQDHHHQKQQHMNTNPLFPLLPLLSGAHGELPLNLLGLLNPLLPPGSTHTPGQDSDLGLSEKPSLQALLMASLLLGQQHGPLLPLSGLGQLSQVSLEVPQHIPGSLEGLTLDKTSGLLDPSALSAAGLLEGLLPLPPGAEGSLQALQSLLLSAALPPPHAAFLPLSPALLNAALSSAELHPHSHTQLAPAQQTHHTQPQVPTDAGVDTLIPLSLQGKDHPLLQQLLPTLLNSALLGDLSAITGLHNMLGIGAGSLLLPQTSALGMPLLHGPDGAINLLNNIQLNLAPPSEGEKPMPLQETQNPSPQEDIPANQMAPSPARVSAPAQGHTPPPHRGSEGRSVIDPYTSFMDTIYTSFLQVSAKEQEGRGHMGPSDPTSPFCALPPVSFPVEHHTPSTSVPTLPQASAPVSLSPRRACSLRNPDLSRLSLEAAAHSPAQGTPKPTEEGSTSHLQRRRAMVGGHTHPEPPLPSIYLEEAKTDYTGQTAAVCPYVEAGVDRQGHLPHPGYLSPRDGCSGRPNEETAGTLMHTEQGRDQAGAAGGARRGRKRKQTLQNVLEDFRDMDATALEETKAMTALLKPERSVRGRRRRGARSQRQ, from the exons ATGAGCAGTGGATTGGACAGCCGGGATTCGAAGCGAGTACTGTTGGATCGGGAAGAGGACGACCATGGCATTTACCATCATCCTAAACTCCGACCCCACAGCAACCTCCACATGACCCCCTGTGCCAGCCCCAAATCCTCCCACCACTTCATCTACCCCTACAATGGCTCCTCCCCTGTCCTTCTCACAGGCTCAAACTCTCACCATCCACTAGACGCTTTGAGAAGACTCCATccttcttcctcctccagctcctcctccacctcctcattCCCAGCATACAGCGGCAGCGCTGCCCAGAGGTCACCCCGCACCCCCACACCTCAAGGTCAAAGAACGCCCAAAACCCCCGAGACGCCGGGTTCACCTCGTCTAGGGCCCCTCTCTTCACCTCCACCCTCTTCCCCTATgggtggaggaggaagaggaccaCAGACTCACGCTTATCACCCTCATGGTGTCATTGTGGGAGGTTCCCCCCTCTCGccgtctccctccctctccccctctatctATAACATGAACTGTGTGTCTCCTCACCAGCGCTCCCGCCACCCTTCAGCCTCTCCTTCCCCCATCTCTGATCAGGGCGGAGGCTTCGCAGCGGCGGCAGCAGGAGGACTGATGGGAAGTAACTTGCATCAGAGGAGGaaatcctcctcttcctctccacaCTCCCCTCTCCCAGGTGGCTCCCCAAACCCCAGCCCCCACTTCCCCAAGTACAAGCTGGAAGACATCTTGGAGCAGTTTAAGAACTCAGGCAACAGCAGCACTAATAACCACCACCTCCTGATCCCCACTAACTCCTCATTACTGACCAACCAAAGCAGTAGCAACCCTCTCTCCTCTAAGCCCTCGAAGACCACCTTGAGTCCCATTCAGAGCGCAGGACCACCAGGTTTTGGGTTGAACTCCTCAGGGACTTCTAGTTTACCTCTGGGGCCATATCTGAACCACCACCATCACAGCCATCAGGGAAAGGTGCCCCACCCGGCCTCTTTCCCCGCGAGCAGCCTGCTCTCCGCTGCTGCTAAGGCTCAGCTGGCTCACCAGATAACCCAGGGCTCAAAGGCGGAGGTCTTgaaggaggcacagcagcaacAGTCATCAAAGGTAACAAACAGCACTTTACATAACAGCCACTCCCCCTCCTCCCATGCTTCTACTAGGCCTCTCCATCCCTCCCTTGCAGCGGCGTCCTCCGTCCTTTTCCCTCCCTCCCACTCTCTGGCTCAGTCCCTGGCGTCCTCCTTGCCCCACCTGCCTCCCATGGCAGAGCGCAATGCGTCGCACAGGAAGAGGCAGCGGCGATCTCCCACAGTGCTCAGCATGCTCAGAGACACCCAGCAGCTGGTTAATGGGCCGCGGAGGACCCCACCGGGAGACGCCGTTTCGGCTACAGTCATCAACCTATCATCCTCTGCTTCCTCTACCTTCTCCTCGCACTCCTCCTCTACCTCAGCCGTGCAGAACCAGAATGCTGCCATGTTAGAAAACCATCACAATCTCATGTCCGGGAGGACACAAAGGCTCCCGTGTCCCAGACAGATGGCCCACCTGTCCAGAGCTCCGCGACAAACGGAGGCTCTGGATTTCACTACAGGCTCGACAACTACCCCTCTTGGTTTGGACCCTCCAACCCAGCCTCTGTCTGCGCTGTTGCACCTGCTCAGTGTGCAGAACGCACAGGCCTCTGCTCAGGCTACTGAAGGAAGCAGACACACTCATAAACAAAGCCCCAGGCGCTCCCCATCTTCTCCCGCCCCTCATTCTAAGGTGAGGCACCCACAGACTCGGTCGCCGTGCCGAACCGGTAACACTAATCCTCCCCTATCGGTGCTACAGCCTCtttctccccccccctcacactTCAGATCAGTGCAGTCTCCATCGCGTCCTCAGTCCACTAAATCCAGTCCTCTACACAGACATTCTCCATGTTCTACAGCGCTGTCTAACTCACATTTAGCTTTACACAACAGCAGCAGCCCGTCTCGGCATATGTTGCCGATTCCCTACTATCAACCAACTGAGCATCACATTCCTACAATAGACTCTCTTTCCCAGACTCCATTGCGGGAAACGGTGATGGGTAGTAACAGCTTATCTACATCAGAGGACCTGAGTCATTCTCAAGACAGTGTTTCTATGGCGATACCCAGCTCCCCGAAGCCTCTTGATCTTAGCAACCATGTCCTGGCCCTTCTCGCAGCATCTTCCACTGCGCCCCCGGGGGAGGGCAGCTCCCCCGGCCATACCACTGATGTTGTGATGTCTTCCCAAGGAAACCCCACTGCAG GAACAGAGGAGTCTAGATGTGTGGACTCAAAAGTGACCAAACCTCCAGCAGTCAGGAGCCCTGGACCCCCTATCTCCTCCCGTCTCGGGGATAATCCCAGTCCTCATACACCTTCAGGGGTGGGCGACTCCACCTCTCACTTACCTCTGGCGGAGGCCTTCCCATTCATGAACCAAGAGCAGCTGCTTCAGCTGCTGTCATCCACAGGAGGTCTTCCATCCCTCCTGGACCCTGCAGTCCTGGCTTCATTGCCCCTCGGGGGGCTGTGGTTGGGAGGGCAACATGCACAGATACACCCTGCCAATGCCACATCACAACCACCACAGACTCTAGCAGAGCAGCATCattcagagcagcagcagcagttacTGATGCAGCACCAAGAGACGCAGGATCATCATCATCAGAAGCAACAgcacatgaacactaacccccTGTTCCCCCTGCTGCCCTTGTTGAGCGGGGCCCACGGGGAGCTGCCTCTGAACCTTTTGGGCCTGCTTAACCCGCTCCTGCCCCCAGGCTCAACTCATACCCCAGGACAGGATTCTGATTTAGGGCTATCGGAGAAACCAAGCCTTCAGGCTCTGCTGATGGCCTCCTTGTTGCTCGGGCAACAGCATGGGCCTTTGTTACCTCTGTCTGGGCTGGGTCAGTTGAGCCAGGTGAGCCTGGAGGTTCCTCAGCACATCCCCGGCTCTCTGGAGGGCCTCACCTTGGATAAGACCTCCGGGCTCCTGGATCCATCGGCCCTCTCAGCCGCGGGGCTCCTGGAGGGTCTCCTCCCCCTTCCCCCAGGAGCTGAAGGCTCTTTGCAGGCCCTGCAGTCTCTGCTCCTTTCTGCCGCTCTTCCTCCCCCCCACGCAGCCTTCCTGCCCCTCAGCCCTGCCCTTCTCAATGCTGCCCTGAGCTCAGCTGAGCTCCACCCGCACTCCCACACCCAATTAGCTCCTGCACAGCAAACCCATCATACCCAACCTCAG GTACCCACTGATGCTGGTGTTGACACCCTCATCCCTCTATCCCTTCAAGGCAAggaccaccccctcctccaacagTTACTGCCCACTCTGCTTAACTCTGCCCTATTAG GAGATCTTTCCGCCATCACAGGCCTCCACAACATGTTGGGGATCGGAGCAGGTTCCCTCCTCCTGCCGCAGACCTCTGCGTTGGGCATGCCTCTGCTGCATGGTCCTGATGGAGCCATCAACCTGCTCAATAACATACAG CTAAACCTTGCACCACCATCAGAAGGAGAGAAGCCAATGCCCTTACAGGAAACGCAAAACCCTTCCCCACAGGAAGACATTCCAGCCAATCAGATGGCTCCCAGTCCTGCTCGGGTTTCAGCCCCTGCACAGGGACACACTCCACCCCCACATCGGGGCTCTGAGGGCAGGTCTGTCATCGATCCCTACACCTCTTTCATGGACACGATTTATACCTCCTTCCTTCAAGTCAGCGCTAAAGAGCAGGAAGGCAGGGGCCACATGGGACCGTCTGACCCCACTTCACCCTTCTGTGCCTTACCACCCGTTTCTTTCCCCGTGGAACATCACACCCCTTCCACCTCTGTCCCCACTCTGCCCCAGGCCAGTGCCCCGGTCTCCCTCAGCCCCCGTCGCGCCTGTTCCCTGCGCAACCCAGACTTATCCAGACTCAGCTTGGAAGCAGCAGCCCATTCCCCAGCCCAGGGGACGCCCAAACCCACTGAGGAAGGCTCTACGTCACACTTACAAAGGAGACGGGCTATGGTGGGCGGACACACTCACCCAGAGCCTCCTCTGCCATCTATATACCTAGAGGAGGCTAAGACAGACTATACAGGGCAAACTGCAGCTGTGTGCCCCTATGTGGAGGCAGGGGTAGATAGGCAGG
- the stac3 gene encoding SH3 and cysteine-rich domain-containing protein 3 isoform X2, producing the protein MDQEEDKNSLDIHDNPPAPDNFVREDGDTVYFIYDEEVEVEEKEPEPPPPVVRINDKPHKFKDHYCKKPKFCDVCARMIVLNNKFALRCKNCKTNIHHACQSYVEFQKCFGKIPPGFRRAYSSPLYTSDIPDPNNPNRNDPVFDTLRVGVIMANKERKKNENDKKNMMMMMEEEEEENQQPKENEEGGEGKPDDKKEKGEHKAEDKSKGTFSQTHFFLALYRFKAIEKDDLDFHPGDRITVLDDSNEEWWRGKMGEKSGYFPTNYLIKIVVKKGDEKGGYLKVSTGRKLGYFPADLLEEITVT; encoded by the exons ATGGACCA GGAGGAGGACAAAAACTCTTTGGATATCCATGACAACCCTCCCGCTCCTGACAACTTTGTGAGAGAGGACGGAGACACA GTCTACTTCATTTATGACGAGGAGGTGGAGGTTGAAGAGAAGGAGCCAGAACCTCCTCCTCCTGTCGTCCGGATCAACGACAAACCCCACAAGTTCAAGGACCACTACTGCAAAAAACCCAAGTTCTGTGACGTCTGTGCCCGCATGATAGTCT TGAACAACAAGTTTGCTCTGAGGTGTAAAAACTGCAAGACTAACATCCACCACGCATGCCAGTCTTATGTCGAGTTCCAGAAGTGCTTTGGCAAAATT CCTCCTGGCTTCAGGAGGGCCTACAGCTCCCCGCTGTACACCAGTGACATCCCAGATCCAA ACAACCCAAACAGGAATGACCCGGTCTTTGACACCCTGCGGGTCGGTGTCATTATGGCAAATAAGGAACGCAAAAAGAATgaaaatgacaaaaaaaat atgatgatgatgatggaggaagaggaagaggagaaccAACAGCCCAAAGAgaatgaggagggaggagaag GGAAGCCTGATGATAAGAAGGAGAAAGGAGAACACAAAGCAGAGGACAAG AGCAAGGGTACGTTCAGCCAGACTCACTTCTTCCTGGCTCTCTACCGCTTCAAGGCCATCGAGAAAGACGACCTCGACTTCCA CCCTGGGGATCGGATCACAGTGCTGGATGACTCCAATGAAGAGTGGTGGAGG GGAAAGATGGGGGAGAAGTCGGGCTACTTCCCCACCAACTACCTCATAAAG ATTGTGGTGAAAAAAGGAGACGAGAAAGGCGGCTACTTGAAAGTCAGCACTGGACGCAAGCTGGGCTACTTCCCTGCTGATCTGCTGGAGGAGATCACTGTGACATAA